The following DNA comes from Tepidanaerobacter syntrophicus.
TGCGTTTTATAACATCTAATTTTTTCATAAAAGATCCTCCTTGTTTCATGATTCGGTATACTGTTTCATTATATTATGTATTCTACATAAAAAGTCAAAATCCTTCTTTCTATAAAAATAAAATTTAAAAAAGAAAAAGGGACTCCGACACTATAATCTTTCAGTGTCAGAATCCCTTTTGTTTTTTAATTTAGAGAATCTTATTCCTCTTTTATTGCTTCCGCTGCACAGTTTTCCATAGCTTCTCTTGCATCGTCTTCTACATCTTCAGGCACTTCGTCTACTATTACCTGTGCTTTTCCATCATCATTCCAATCAAACACCGATGGGCAGGTATCAATACATAATCCACAACCAATGCAAAGATCTTGATCAACAGTTAGTTTCAATGGAAAGACCTCCTCTGCAATATTTTCTTTGTTTATTCTATCACAAATCACAGTT
Coding sequences within:
- a CDS encoding ferredoxin encodes the protein MKLTVDQDLCIGCGLCIDTCPSVFDWNDDGKAQVIVDEVPEDVEDDAREAMENCAAEAIKEE